From the Lathyrus oleraceus cultivar Zhongwan6 chromosome 4, CAAS_Psat_ZW6_1.0, whole genome shotgun sequence genome, one window contains:
- the LOC127075811 gene encoding putative acyl-activating enzyme 19, with translation MNSETQYCCISHEFFRTASINPNKIAVIHASGVANLSREKSTSPNFNGDFTTLLEQRVESTSPPLYHGDRCFTYSHVLNAVHYLSSRIRSILHGADDPHLITAKSQGNNAVHRGERTVQTSEPLKNVEPSAEAMVNSGEEYRPKIVGIYMPPSVEYIIAVLSVLRCGEAFLPLDPFWPIERILSVASSSNADLIIGSQSSCGQSNFDRLDESHWLAKSISCPVLSYSVEENLQECSCSTDLAWPCANEKKRSFCYLMYTSGSSGKPKGVCGTEQGLSNRFLWMQGVYPLTGRELLLFKSSISFVDHLQEFLSSILTACVLVIPPFRELKENVYSIIDFLQAYSVNRLTAVPSLIRTILPVLQTHADMRIVSSLKLLVLSGETFPLTLWERLSTILPKTSILNLYGSTEVAGDCTYFDCKRIPLILKEEILTSVPIGLPITNCDVVLIGDNNVSNEGELYVGGSCIFRGYYNESDTTSDEFVKLPQSYGCKDSVDACQSELYFRTGDLVKQLSSGDFIFLGRKDRIVKVHGQRIALEEVEILLREHPYINDAAVVCQNLQAELVFIEAFIILKDKQQLGELLVPAIRSWMINKLPSVVLPNRFIFTESFPVSSSGKINYKLLVSSALLTKNVKDKVGNTSCINLLQLIKKAFHDALMVEKLCNDDDFFMMGGNSLSAAHVAHNLGIDLRFLYYYPTPFKLCMALLNKRGLCSLHNSLDKCLQLDADMQNNHFSSNHTESLIPLESKMIPKDDVDILFPSKRLKRGSTDVSSGGDEPFPWHFPSIFLSSSFSRCNKVFYKEKASVINTHKTWSGKVPRGNRGHMKSIWKVNMESCVDASPMVVLKGSDIYLFIGSHSHKFLCINARSGFIQWEIKLEGRVECTAAVVSDFSQVVVGCYMGKIYFLDFWNGHIYWIFQTSGEVKSQPVADTHRQLIWCGSYDHNLYALDYKNHCCVYKLPCGGSIYGSPAIDEVRGVLYVASTGGRITAVSISASPFSILWLLELEVPVFGSLAVTQNGSVLCCLVDGHVLALNPNGSIVWKKTTSGPIFAGPCIPSTLPHEVLVCCRNGSVYSFKLEKGDLTWEYNVGDPITASAYVDEHLQLEPESDASHTSDRFICICSSSGGIHLLRVNTDLSEDTDQLKSKVQEFARLDLPGDIFSSPLMIGGRIFVGCRDDYLHCVALEIPKQRGS, from the exons ATGAACTCAGAAACACAATATTGCTGCATTTCACACGAGTTTTTCCGAACTGCATCCATAAACCCTAACAAAATCGCAGTGATCCATGCTTCCGGCGTGGCCAATCTTTCCCGCGAAAAATCCACCTCCCCAAACTTCAATGGTGACTTTACCACGCTCTTAGAACAGCGCGTCGAATCCACGTCTCCGCCACTCTACCACGGTGACCGTTGCTTCACTTACTCTCATGTCTTGAACGCTGTTCATTATCTCAGCTCTCGTATCCGATCTATCCTTCACGGTGCAGATGACCCGCACCTGATTACAGCCAAATCTCAAG GTAACAATGCTGTTCACCGTGGAGAGAGAACTGTTCAGACATCTGAGCCCTTGAAAAATGTGGAGCCTAGTGCAGAGGCAATGGTTAACTCTGGTGAAGAGTATAGGCCAAAGATAGTGGGCATTTATATGCCTCCTTCTGTTGAATATATCATTGCTGTTCTTTCGGTATTGAGGTGTGGGGAAGCCTTCTTGCCTTTGGATCCTTTTTGGCCAATCGAAAGGATACTGTCAGTTGCTTCTTCTTCAAATGCTGATCTCATTATAGGGTCCCAGTCTTCGTGTGGTCAAAGTAACTTTGACCGGCTTGATGAATCACATTGGTTGGCAAAGTCAATTAGTTGTCCTGTTTTGAGCTACTCTGTTGAAGAAAATCTTCAAGAATGTAGTTGTTCAACAGATTTGGCATGGCCCTGTGccaatgaaaagaaaagatcTTTTTGTTATCTGATGTATACTTCTGGATCATCTGGAAAGCCTAAAGGAGTGTGTGGCACCGAACAAG GTCTTTCAAACCGCTTTTTATGGATGCAAGGAGTGTATCCTTTGACGGGACGAGAACTATTATTGTTTAAGTCGTCAATTAGCTTCGTTGACCACCTGCAAGAATTCCTCAGTTCTATTTTGACTGCTTGTGTATTAGTTATTCCTCCTTTCAGAGAGCTCAAAGAAAATGTATATTCCATAATAGATTTTCTACAG GCTTATTCTGTTAATAGGCTTACGGCTGTTCCATCACTAATAAGGACAATTCTTCCAGTATTGCAAACTCATGCTGACATGCGTATTGTAAGTTCACTGAAATTGCTAGTGCTAAGTGGTGAAACTTTTCCTCTTACCTTGTGGGAGAGACTTTCAACTATACTACCAAAGACATCAATCTTGAACTTATATGGAAGTACCGAG GTCGCCGGCGATTGTACATATTTTGATTGCAAGAGGATACCATTGATTTTGAAGGAAGAAATTCTAACCAGTGTTCCAATAGGTTTACCCATTACTAACTGCGATGTAGTGCTTATTGGTGATAATAATGTATCAAATGAGGGTGAGCTATATGTTGGTGGTTCTTGCATTTTTAGGGGTTACTACAATGAATCTGATACAACTTCTGATGAATTTGTAAAATTGCCTCAAAGTTATGGGTGCAAAGATTCTGTTGATGCTTGCCAAAGCGAATTATACTTTAGAACTGGTGATTTAGTCAAACAGTTGTCAAGTGGTGATTTTATATTCTTAGGAAGAAAAGACCGTATCGTAAAAGTCCACGGGCAGCGTATTGCCCTGGAAGAAGTTGAAATTTTGCTAAGGGAACATCCATATATAAATGATGCTGCTGTAGTTTGTCAAAATCTTCAAGCAGAGCTTGTGTTTATTGAAGCCTTTATAATATTGAAGGACAAACAGCAATTGGGTGAATTATTAGTACCTGCAATCAGAAGTTGGATGATTAACAAACTTCCATCAGTTGTGCTCCCTAACCGTTTCATCTTCACAGAATCATTTCCCGTGTCTTCTAGTGGTAAGATTAATTATAAGTTGTTGGTTAGCTCAGCATTATTGACTAAGAATGTCAAGGATAAGGTTGGTAATACTAGCTGCATCAATCTTTTGCAACTTATTAAAAAG GCCTTTCACGATGCTTTAATGGTTGAAAAGCTATGCAATGACGACGATTTCTTTATGATGGGCGGTAACTCTCTTTCTGCTGCACATGTTGCTCACAATTTAGGGATTGACTTGAGATTTCTTTACTACTATCCAACTCCTTTTAAGCTTTGTATGGCTCTCCTCAATAAAAGAGGATTGTGTTCCTTGCATAACAGCTTGGATAAATGTTTGCAATTAGACGCGGATATGCAAAATAACCATTTTTCTTCCAATCATACTGAAAGTTTAATTCCTCTCGAGTCAAAGATGATTCCCAAAGATGATGTTGATATTTTGTTTCCTTCCAAGCGATTAAAAAGGGGTTCTACAGATGTTTCATCAGGGGGAGATGAGCCATTTCCTTGGCATTTCCCTTCAATATTCTTATCATCTTCCTTTAGCCGATGCAACAAGGTGTTCTATAAAGAGAAGGCTTCTGTAATTAATACACACAAAACATGGTCGGGCAAAGTTCCAAGAGGAAACCGAGGTCACATGAAGAGCATTTGGAAAGTTAACATGGAATCTTGTGTTGATGCTTCACCCATGGTTGTGTTGAAAGGCTCAGATATTTATTTATTCATTGGATCTCACTCACACAAATTTCTCTGCATAAATGCTAGAAG TGGTTTTATACAGTGGGAGATCAAACTAGAAGGCCGGGTTGAATGTACAGCTGCGGTCGTCTCTGATTTTTCCCAG GTGGTTGTTGGTTGTTACATGGGAAAAATCTATTTTCTTGATTTTTGGAATGGACACATCTACTGGATTTTTCAAACATCCGGTGAG GTTAAATCACAGCCAGTTGCAGACACACACAGACAATTGATCTG GTGTGGCTCATATGATCATAACTTGTATGCTCTTGATTACAAAAATCATTGTTGTGTCTATAAGCTACCATGTGGAGGCAGTATCTATGGGTCACCTGCAATTGATGAG GTTCGTGGCGTGCTTTATGTGGCCTCTACTGGTGGTCGTATAACAGCTGTATCGATATCA GCTTCCCCATTTAGTATATTATGGCTACTTGAATTAGAAGTCCCAGTGTTTGGTTCTCTGGCTGTCACTCAAAATGGATCTG TATTATGTTGCTTGGTTGATGGCCATGTTCTTGCATTGAATCCCAACGGATCCATAGTTTGGAAG AAAACAACCAGTGGTCCAATATTTGCTGGGCCATGCATACCTTCTACCCTTCCTCATGAG GTGCTTGTATGCTGCAGAAATGGAAGTGTATACTCATTCAAACTG GAAAAGGGAGATCTAACATGGGAATACAATGTTGGAGATCCAATTACTGCATCTGCTTATGTTGACGAGCACTTGCAGCTGGAGCCTGAATCTGATGCCTCCCACACTTCGGACAG gtttATTTGCATTTGTTCTAGTTCTGGAGGTATACATCTTCTTCGAGTGAACACAGATTTATCCGAAGATACAGATCAACTAAAAAGCAAAGTGCAGGAATTTGCAAGACTCGACTTGCCGGGGGATATATTCTCTTCGCCATTAATGATTGGTGGCCGGATTTTTGTTGGTTGTAGGGATGATTACTTGCACTGTGTTGCCCTTGAAATTCCAAAGCAACGTGGGAGTTAA
- the LOC127075812 gene encoding probable phosphopantothenoylcysteine decarboxylase isoform X4, whose translation MACSEPVSSVGENMSVSTAPRKPRILLATSGSVAAVKFANLCHCFCEWAEVRAVATNPSLHFIDRTAIPKDVILYTDNDEWSSWKKLGDSVLHIELRKWADIMVIAPLSANTLAKIAGGLCDNLLTCIARAWDYSKPFFVAPAMNTFMWNNPFTEKHLISIDELGISLIPPVTKRLACGDYGNGAMAEPSAIYSTVRLFYESKAKQVFSLSYDLR comes from the exons ATGGCCTGCTCAGAGCCTGTGAGCTCAGTGGGAGAGAATATGTCAGTCTCTACTGCACCCAGGAAGCCTCGGATTTTACTTGCTACTAGTGGGAGTGTTGCTGCTGTTAAATTTGCGAATCTTTGTCATTGTTTTTGCGAATGGGCCGAAGTAAGAGCAGTTGCCACAAATCCATCTTTGCATTTTATTGACAGAACGGCGATTCCCAAGGATGTGATTTTGTATACCGATAACGACGAATGGTCCAGTTGGAAGAAGCTAGGCGATAGCGTGCTTCACATTGAGCTTCGCAAATGGGCTGATATCATGGTCATTGCTCCATTATCCGCAAACACTCTTGCCAAG ATTGCTGGAGGGTTGTGTGACAATTTACTGACGTGTATCGCGAGGGCCTGGGACTACAGTAAGCCGTTCTTTGTTGCACCGGCCATGAACACTTTTATGTGGAACAATCCTTTCACGGAGAAGCATCTCATTTCCATTGACGAGCTTGGTATTTCTCTCATTCCACCGGTTACAAAGAGGTTGGCTTGTGGGGATTATGGCAATGGCGCAATGGCGGAACCTTCGGCCATTTACTCCACTGTGAGGCTCTTTTATGAGTCAAAGGCTAAACAAG TGTTTTCACTTTCATATGACCTTCGATAA
- the LOC127075812 gene encoding probable phosphopantothenoylcysteine decarboxylase isoform X3, translating into MACSEPVSSVGENMSVSTAPRKPRILLATSGSVAAVKFANLCHCFCEWAEVRAVATNPSLHFIDRTAIPKDVILYTDNDEWSSWKKLGDSVLHIELRKWADIMVIAPLSANTLAKIAGGLCDNLLTCIARAWDYSKPFFVAPAMNTFMWNNPFTEKHLISIDELGISLIPPVTKRLACGDYGNGAMAEPSAIYSTVRLFYESKAKQVELHLLRLSSSQSITCDFFIVHHLRA; encoded by the exons ATGGCCTGCTCAGAGCCTGTGAGCTCAGTGGGAGAGAATATGTCAGTCTCTACTGCACCCAGGAAGCCTCGGATTTTACTTGCTACTAGTGGGAGTGTTGCTGCTGTTAAATTTGCGAATCTTTGTCATTGTTTTTGCGAATGGGCCGAAGTAAGAGCAGTTGCCACAAATCCATCTTTGCATTTTATTGACAGAACGGCGATTCCCAAGGATGTGATTTTGTATACCGATAACGACGAATGGTCCAGTTGGAAGAAGCTAGGCGATAGCGTGCTTCACATTGAGCTTCGCAAATGGGCTGATATCATGGTCATTGCTCCATTATCCGCAAACACTCTTGCCAAG ATTGCTGGAGGGTTGTGTGACAATTTACTGACGTGTATCGCGAGGGCCTGGGACTACAGTAAGCCGTTCTTTGTTGCACCGGCCATGAACACTTTTATGTGGAACAATCCTTTCACGGAGAAGCATCTCATTTCCATTGACGAGCTTGGTATTTCTCTCATTCCACCGGTTACAAAGAGGTTGGCTTGTGGGGATTATGGCAATGGCGCAATGGCGGAACCTTCGGCCATTTACTCCACTGTGAGGCTCTTTTATGAGTCAAAGGCTAAACAAG TTGAGCTTCACCTTCTCCGCTTGTCTTCCTCACAATCCATCACGTGTGACTTCTTTATCGTCCACCACCTTCGAGCTTAG
- the LOC127075812 gene encoding probable phosphopantothenoylcysteine decarboxylase isoform X5, producing MACSEPVSSVGENMSVSTAPRKPRILLATSGSVAAVKFANLCHCFCEWAEVRAVATNPSLHFIDRTAIPKDVILYTDNDEWSSWKKLGDSVLHIELRKWADIMVIAPLSANTLAKIAGGLCDNLLTCIARAWDYSKPFFVAPAMNTFMWNNPFTEKHLISIDELGISLIPPVTKRLACGDYGNGAMAEPSAIYSTVRLFYESKAKQVSL from the exons ATGGCCTGCTCAGAGCCTGTGAGCTCAGTGGGAGAGAATATGTCAGTCTCTACTGCACCCAGGAAGCCTCGGATTTTACTTGCTACTAGTGGGAGTGTTGCTGCTGTTAAATTTGCGAATCTTTGTCATTGTTTTTGCGAATGGGCCGAAGTAAGAGCAGTTGCCACAAATCCATCTTTGCATTTTATTGACAGAACGGCGATTCCCAAGGATGTGATTTTGTATACCGATAACGACGAATGGTCCAGTTGGAAGAAGCTAGGCGATAGCGTGCTTCACATTGAGCTTCGCAAATGGGCTGATATCATGGTCATTGCTCCATTATCCGCAAACACTCTTGCCAAG ATTGCTGGAGGGTTGTGTGACAATTTACTGACGTGTATCGCGAGGGCCTGGGACTACAGTAAGCCGTTCTTTGTTGCACCGGCCATGAACACTTTTATGTGGAACAATCCTTTCACGGAGAAGCATCTCATTTCCATTGACGAGCTTGGTATTTCTCTCATTCCACCGGTTACAAAGAGGTTGGCTTGTGGGGATTATGGCAATGGCGCAATGGCGGAACCTTCGGCCATTTACTCCACTGTGAGGCTCTTTTATGAGTCAAAGGCTAAACAAG TTTCTTTGTAG
- the LOC127075812 gene encoding probable phosphopantothenoylcysteine decarboxylase isoform X1 yields the protein MACSEPVSSVGENMSVSTAPRKPRILLATSGSVAAVKFANLCHCFCEWAEVRAVATNPSLHFIDRTAIPKDVILYTDNDEWSSWKKLGDSVLHIELRKWADIMVIAPLSANTLAKIAGGLCDNLLTCIARAWDYSKPFFVAPAMNTFMWNNPFTEKHLISIDELGISLIPPVTKRLACGDYGNGAMAEPSAIYSTVRLFYESKAKQGDIGNFDLLIGILKNRGEVILLQAERQIEYKTRLGLLRLSLPRYGQSDK from the exons ATGGCCTGCTCAGAGCCTGTGAGCTCAGTGGGAGAGAATATGTCAGTCTCTACTGCACCCAGGAAGCCTCGGATTTTACTTGCTACTAGTGGGAGTGTTGCTGCTGTTAAATTTGCGAATCTTTGTCATTGTTTTTGCGAATGGGCCGAAGTAAGAGCAGTTGCCACAAATCCATCTTTGCATTTTATTGACAGAACGGCGATTCCCAAGGATGTGATTTTGTATACCGATAACGACGAATGGTCCAGTTGGAAGAAGCTAGGCGATAGCGTGCTTCACATTGAGCTTCGCAAATGGGCTGATATCATGGTCATTGCTCCATTATCCGCAAACACTCTTGCCAAG ATTGCTGGAGGGTTGTGTGACAATTTACTGACGTGTATCGCGAGGGCCTGGGACTACAGTAAGCCGTTCTTTGTTGCACCGGCCATGAACACTTTTATGTGGAACAATCCTTTCACGGAGAAGCATCTCATTTCCATTGACGAGCTTGGTATTTCTCTCATTCCACCGGTTACAAAGAGGTTGGCTTGTGGGGATTATGGCAATGGCGCAATGGCGGAACCTTCGGCCATTTACTCCACTGTGAGGCTCTTTTATGAGTCAAAGGCTAAACAAG GGGATATTGGAAATTTTGATTTGCTTATTGGAATTCTGAAAAATA GGGGAGAGGTGATACTATTGCAGGCAGAGCGACAAATAGAGTATAAGACCAGGCTAGGGTTGTTGAGGCTGAGTCTTCCCAGATACGGGCAGAGCGACAAATAG
- the LOC127075812 gene encoding probable phosphopantothenoylcysteine decarboxylase isoform X2 — protein MACSEPVSSVGENMSVSTAPRKPRILLATSGSVAAVKFANLCHCFCEWAEVRAVATNPSLHFIDRTAIPKDVILYTDNDEWSSWKKLGDSVLHIELRKWADIMVIAPLSANTLAKIAGGLCDNLLTCIARAWDYSKPFFVAPAMNTFMWNNPFTEKHLISIDELGISLIPPVTKRLACGDYGNGAMAEPSAIYSTVRLFYESKAKQGGEVILLQAERQIEYKTRLGLLRLSLPRYGQSDK, from the exons ATGGCCTGCTCAGAGCCTGTGAGCTCAGTGGGAGAGAATATGTCAGTCTCTACTGCACCCAGGAAGCCTCGGATTTTACTTGCTACTAGTGGGAGTGTTGCTGCTGTTAAATTTGCGAATCTTTGTCATTGTTTTTGCGAATGGGCCGAAGTAAGAGCAGTTGCCACAAATCCATCTTTGCATTTTATTGACAGAACGGCGATTCCCAAGGATGTGATTTTGTATACCGATAACGACGAATGGTCCAGTTGGAAGAAGCTAGGCGATAGCGTGCTTCACATTGAGCTTCGCAAATGGGCTGATATCATGGTCATTGCTCCATTATCCGCAAACACTCTTGCCAAG ATTGCTGGAGGGTTGTGTGACAATTTACTGACGTGTATCGCGAGGGCCTGGGACTACAGTAAGCCGTTCTTTGTTGCACCGGCCATGAACACTTTTATGTGGAACAATCCTTTCACGGAGAAGCATCTCATTTCCATTGACGAGCTTGGTATTTCTCTCATTCCACCGGTTACAAAGAGGTTGGCTTGTGGGGATTATGGCAATGGCGCAATGGCGGAACCTTCGGCCATTTACTCCACTGTGAGGCTCTTTTATGAGTCAAAGGCTAAACAAG GGGGAGAGGTGATACTATTGCAGGCAGAGCGACAAATAGAGTATAAGACCAGGCTAGGGTTGTTGAGGCTGAGTCTTCCCAGATACGGGCAGAGCGACAAATAG